A region from the Cuculus canorus isolate bCucCan1 chromosome 14, bCucCan1.pri, whole genome shotgun sequence genome encodes:
- the ABLIM3 gene encoding actin-binding LIM protein 3 isoform X3, with amino-acid sequence MSTSIPYQQNPYTPASSSTVIRCYRCGDTCKGEVVRVQSNHFHIRCFTCQVCGCDLAQSGFFFKNQEYICTHDYQQLYGTRCDSCGDFITGEVISALGRTYHPKCFVCSTCRKPFPIGDKVTFSGKDCVCQNCSHSLISTKPIKIHGPSHCAGCKEEIKQGQSLLALEKQWHVSCFKCQTCGIILTGEYISKDGIPYCESDYHAQFGIKCETCDRYISGRVLEAGGKHYHPTCARCVRCHQMFTEGEEMYLTGSEVWHPICKQAARAEKKLKHRRTSETSISPPGSSIGSPNRVICAKVDNEILNYKDLAALPKIKAIYEVQRPDLISYEPYHRYTSDETLERYSYGESLGTLSPYSQDIYESFDTRQRRASSPGYIDSPTYSRQGMSPTIPRSPHHFYRSGTESGRSSPYYSQLDVRSSTPTSYQAPKHFHIPAAGESNIYRKPPIYKRHATKSKTSEDIAQSSKYSPAYSPDPYYHSESEYWSFQGSPKASRARRFSSGGEEDGYDRGMHKIQSGIGRLILREEMKARSNSYADPWTPPRSSASSREALHTVGYEGSLNGSPRTHYLADSDPLISKSASLPAYRRNGLHRPPSAELFHYDSTHAVNWGMREYKVRCSCSKKQLPAGGASTTQRVSQRHVSVSPGPSRGSFALCPLCPTFIPHLKALSQDHGAQTRVLPLLPGSQALG; translated from the exons TTCCGTATCAGCAAAACCCCTACACTCCCGCGAGCAGCTCCACTGTGATCCGGTGCTACCGCTGTGGGGACACCTGCAAGGGTGAGGTGGTGCGCGTCCAGAGCAATCACTTCCACATCCGCTGCTTCACCTGCCAAG TGTGCGGCTGTGACCTGGCCCAGTCAGGCTTCTTCTTTAAGAACCAGGAGTACATCTGCACCCACGACTACCAGCAGCTCTACGGGACCCGCTGCGACAGCTGTGGGGACTTCATCACTGGAGAGGTCATCTCTGCGCTGGGAAGAACCTACCACCCCAAGTGCTTCGTCTGCAGCACCTGCAG GAAGCCGTTCCCCATCGGAGACAAGGTCACATTCAGCGGGAAGGACTGCGTCTGTCAAAACTGCTCCCACTCTCTCATCAGCACCAAACCCATCAAGATCCACGGACCCAGCC ACTGCGCAGGCTGCAAGGAGGAGATCAAGCAAGGCCAGTCCCTCCTGGCCCTGGAGAAGCAGTGGCACGTCAGCTGCTTCAAGTGCCAAACATGCGGAATCATCCTCACCGGCGAGTACATCAGCAA GGATGGCATCCCGTACTGCGAGTCCGACTACCATGCCCAGTTCGGCATCAAGTGTGAGACCTGTGACCGGTACATCAGTGGCAGGGTCCTGGAG gcaggagggaagcaTTACCACCCGACTTGTGCCAGATGTGTCCGCTGCCACCAGATGTTCacagaaggagaggagatgtACCTCACAG GCTCCGAAGTGTGGCACCCCATCTGCAAGCAGGcagccagagcagagaagaagcTAAAG CACAGAAGGACTTCAGAAACCTCTATCTCACCCCCTGGTTCCAGCATCGGCTCCCCAAACCGTGTCATCTGC GCTAAAGTGGATAATGAGATCCTTAATTACAAAGACCTGGCAGCTCTTCCCAAGATTAAAGCCATCTATGAAGTGCAGCGTCCTGACCTCATTTCCTATGAGCCCTATCACAGATATACATCGGATGAGACGTTGGAGAGATATAGCTATGGGGAG TCCTTGGGGACCTTGTCCCCATACTCACAG gACATCTACGAGAGCTTTGACACACGGCAGAGGCGAGCCTCCAGCCCTGGCTACATCGACTCCCCCACCTACAGCCGCCAGGGCATGTCCCCCACCATCCCGAGGTCCCCCCACCATTTCTACCGCTCAG GCACTGAGAGCGGGCGCAGCTCCCCGTACTATAGCCAGTTAGATGTGAGGTCCTCCACTCCAACCTCATACCAAGCACCCAAGCATTTCCACATCCCAG CTGCCGGCGAGAGTAACATCTACCGGAAGCCTCCCATCTATAAGCGACACG ccacaaaaagcaaaactagTGAAGACATTGCACAGTCATCCAAGTATAGCCCTGCCTACTCCCCGGACCCGTACTACCACTCCGAGTCAGAGTACTGGTCCTTCCAAGGCTCCCCTAAAG CCTCCCGTGCCCGGAGGTTCTCGTCAGGAGGCGAGGAGGATGGGTACGACCGGGGCATGCACAAG atCCAGAGTGGCATCGGCAGGCTGATCCTGAGGGAGGAGATGAAGGCTCGGTCCAACTCCTACGCAGACCCCTGGACACCCCCTCGCAGCTCggccagcagcagagaggccCTGCACACAGTTGGCTATGAAGGCTCCCTCAACGGCT CTCCCCGGACACACTACCTGGCTGATAGCG ATCCTCTCATTTCTAAGTCGGCCTCCCTTCCTGCCTACAGGAGGAACGGGCTGCATAGG cctcccagtgcCGAGCTTTTCCACTATGACAGCACGCACGCCGTCAATTGGGGGATGCGAG aGTACAAGGTAAGATGCTCCTGCTCCAAGAAGCAGCTGCCAGCTGGAGGTGCAAGTACCACCCAGAGGGTGTCCCAGAGACACGTCTCTGTGTCTCCAGGCCCTTCAAGAGGAAGCTTTGCCCTTTGCCCACTATGCCCTACCTTCATCCCCCACCTGAAAGCCCTGTCCCAGGACCACGGGGCTCAGACCAGAGTCCTTCCCCTCCTGCCAGGGTCCCAAGCACTTGGCTGA
- the ABLIM3 gene encoding actin-binding LIM protein 3 isoform X5: MKKVEQVPYQQNPYTPASSSTVIRCYRCGDTCKGEVVRVQSNHFHIRCFTCQVCGCDLAQSGFFFKNQEYICTHDYQQLYGTRCDSCGDFITGEVISALGRTYHPKCFVCSTCRKPFPIGDKVTFSGKDCVCQNCSHSLISTKPIKIHGPSHCAGCKEEIKQGQSLLALEKQWHVSCFKCQTCGIILTGEYISKDGIPYCESDYHAQFGIKCETCDRYISGRVLEAGGKHYHPTCARCVRCHQMFTEGEEMYLTGSEVWHPICKQAARAEKKLKHRRTSETSISPPGSSIGSPNRVICAKVDNEILNYKDLAALPKIKAIYEVQRPDLISYEPYHRYTSDETLERYSYGESLGTLSPYSQDIYESFDTRQRRASSPGYIDSPTYSRQGMSPTIPRSPHHFYRSAAGESNIYRKPPIYKRHATKSKTSEDIAQSSKYSPAYSPDPYYHSESEYWSFQGSPKASRARRFSSGGEEDGYDRGMHKIQSGIGRLILREEMKARSNSYADPWTPPRSSASSREALHTVGYEGSLNGSPRTHYLADSDPLISKSASLPAYRRNGLHRPPSAELFHYDSTHAVNWGMREYKVRCSCSKKQLPAGGASTTQRVSQRHVSVSPGPSRGSFALCPLCPTFIPHLKALSQDHGAQTRVLPLLPGSQALG, encoded by the exons TTCCGTATCAGCAAAACCCCTACACTCCCGCGAGCAGCTCCACTGTGATCCGGTGCTACCGCTGTGGGGACACCTGCAAGGGTGAGGTGGTGCGCGTCCAGAGCAATCACTTCCACATCCGCTGCTTCACCTGCCAAG TGTGCGGCTGTGACCTGGCCCAGTCAGGCTTCTTCTTTAAGAACCAGGAGTACATCTGCACCCACGACTACCAGCAGCTCTACGGGACCCGCTGCGACAGCTGTGGGGACTTCATCACTGGAGAGGTCATCTCTGCGCTGGGAAGAACCTACCACCCCAAGTGCTTCGTCTGCAGCACCTGCAG GAAGCCGTTCCCCATCGGAGACAAGGTCACATTCAGCGGGAAGGACTGCGTCTGTCAAAACTGCTCCCACTCTCTCATCAGCACCAAACCCATCAAGATCCACGGACCCAGCC ACTGCGCAGGCTGCAAGGAGGAGATCAAGCAAGGCCAGTCCCTCCTGGCCCTGGAGAAGCAGTGGCACGTCAGCTGCTTCAAGTGCCAAACATGCGGAATCATCCTCACCGGCGAGTACATCAGCAA GGATGGCATCCCGTACTGCGAGTCCGACTACCATGCCCAGTTCGGCATCAAGTGTGAGACCTGTGACCGGTACATCAGTGGCAGGGTCCTGGAG gcaggagggaagcaTTACCACCCGACTTGTGCCAGATGTGTCCGCTGCCACCAGATGTTCacagaaggagaggagatgtACCTCACAG GCTCCGAAGTGTGGCACCCCATCTGCAAGCAGGcagccagagcagagaagaagcTAAAG CACAGAAGGACTTCAGAAACCTCTATCTCACCCCCTGGTTCCAGCATCGGCTCCCCAAACCGTGTCATCTGC GCTAAAGTGGATAATGAGATCCTTAATTACAAAGACCTGGCAGCTCTTCCCAAGATTAAAGCCATCTATGAAGTGCAGCGTCCTGACCTCATTTCCTATGAGCCCTATCACAGATATACATCGGATGAGACGTTGGAGAGATATAGCTATGGGGAG TCCTTGGGGACCTTGTCCCCATACTCACAG gACATCTACGAGAGCTTTGACACACGGCAGAGGCGAGCCTCCAGCCCTGGCTACATCGACTCCCCCACCTACAGCCGCCAGGGCATGTCCCCCACCATCCCGAGGTCCCCCCACCATTTCTACCGCTCAG CTGCCGGCGAGAGTAACATCTACCGGAAGCCTCCCATCTATAAGCGACACG ccacaaaaagcaaaactagTGAAGACATTGCACAGTCATCCAAGTATAGCCCTGCCTACTCCCCGGACCCGTACTACCACTCCGAGTCAGAGTACTGGTCCTTCCAAGGCTCCCCTAAAG CCTCCCGTGCCCGGAGGTTCTCGTCAGGAGGCGAGGAGGATGGGTACGACCGGGGCATGCACAAG atCCAGAGTGGCATCGGCAGGCTGATCCTGAGGGAGGAGATGAAGGCTCGGTCCAACTCCTACGCAGACCCCTGGACACCCCCTCGCAGCTCggccagcagcagagaggccCTGCACACAGTTGGCTATGAAGGCTCCCTCAACGGCT CTCCCCGGACACACTACCTGGCTGATAGCG ATCCTCTCATTTCTAAGTCGGCCTCCCTTCCTGCCTACAGGAGGAACGGGCTGCATAGG cctcccagtgcCGAGCTTTTCCACTATGACAGCACGCACGCCGTCAATTGGGGGATGCGAG aGTACAAGGTAAGATGCTCCTGCTCCAAGAAGCAGCTGCCAGCTGGAGGTGCAAGTACCACCCAGAGGGTGTCCCAGAGACACGTCTCTGTGTCTCCAGGCCCTTCAAGAGGAAGCTTTGCCCTTTGCCCACTATGCCCTACCTTCATCCCCCACCTGAAAGCCCTGTCCCAGGACCACGGGGCTCAGACCAGAGTCCTTCCCCTCCTGCCAGGGTCCCAAGCACTTGGCTGA
- the ABLIM3 gene encoding actin-binding LIM protein 3 isoform X4 yields the protein MKKVEQVPYQQNPYTPASSSTVIRCYRCGDTCKGEVVRVQSNHFHIRCFTCQVCGCDLAQSGFFFKNQEYICTHDYQQLYGTRCDSCGDFITGEVISALGRTYHPKCFVCSTCRKPFPIGDKVTFSGKDCVCQNCSHSLISTKPIKIHGPSHCAGCKEEIKQGQSLLALEKQWHVSCFKCQTCGIILTGEYISKDGIPYCESDYHAQFGIKCETCDRYISGRVLEAGGKHYHPTCARCVRCHQMFTEGEEMYLTGSEVWHPICKQAARAEKKLKHRRTSETSISPPGSSIGSPNRVICAKVDNEILNYKDLAALPKIKAIYEVQRPDLISYEPYHRYTSDETLERYSYGESLGTLSPYSQDIYESFDTRQRRASSPGYIDSPTYSRQGMSPTIPRSPHHFYRSGTESGRSSPYYSQLDVRSSTPTSYQAPKHFHIPAAGESNIYRKPPIYKRHATKSKTSEDIAQSSKYSPAYSPDPYYHSESEYWSFQGSPKASRARRFSSGGEEDGYDRGMHKIQSGIGRLILREEMKARSNSYADPWTPPRSSASSREALHTVGYEGSLNGYPLISKSASLPAYRRNGLHRPPSAELFHYDSTHAVNWGMREYKVRCSCSKKQLPAGGASTTQRVSQRHVSVSPGPSRGSFALCPLCPTFIPHLKALSQDHGAQTRVLPLLPGSQALG from the exons TTCCGTATCAGCAAAACCCCTACACTCCCGCGAGCAGCTCCACTGTGATCCGGTGCTACCGCTGTGGGGACACCTGCAAGGGTGAGGTGGTGCGCGTCCAGAGCAATCACTTCCACATCCGCTGCTTCACCTGCCAAG TGTGCGGCTGTGACCTGGCCCAGTCAGGCTTCTTCTTTAAGAACCAGGAGTACATCTGCACCCACGACTACCAGCAGCTCTACGGGACCCGCTGCGACAGCTGTGGGGACTTCATCACTGGAGAGGTCATCTCTGCGCTGGGAAGAACCTACCACCCCAAGTGCTTCGTCTGCAGCACCTGCAG GAAGCCGTTCCCCATCGGAGACAAGGTCACATTCAGCGGGAAGGACTGCGTCTGTCAAAACTGCTCCCACTCTCTCATCAGCACCAAACCCATCAAGATCCACGGACCCAGCC ACTGCGCAGGCTGCAAGGAGGAGATCAAGCAAGGCCAGTCCCTCCTGGCCCTGGAGAAGCAGTGGCACGTCAGCTGCTTCAAGTGCCAAACATGCGGAATCATCCTCACCGGCGAGTACATCAGCAA GGATGGCATCCCGTACTGCGAGTCCGACTACCATGCCCAGTTCGGCATCAAGTGTGAGACCTGTGACCGGTACATCAGTGGCAGGGTCCTGGAG gcaggagggaagcaTTACCACCCGACTTGTGCCAGATGTGTCCGCTGCCACCAGATGTTCacagaaggagaggagatgtACCTCACAG GCTCCGAAGTGTGGCACCCCATCTGCAAGCAGGcagccagagcagagaagaagcTAAAG CACAGAAGGACTTCAGAAACCTCTATCTCACCCCCTGGTTCCAGCATCGGCTCCCCAAACCGTGTCATCTGC GCTAAAGTGGATAATGAGATCCTTAATTACAAAGACCTGGCAGCTCTTCCCAAGATTAAAGCCATCTATGAAGTGCAGCGTCCTGACCTCATTTCCTATGAGCCCTATCACAGATATACATCGGATGAGACGTTGGAGAGATATAGCTATGGGGAG TCCTTGGGGACCTTGTCCCCATACTCACAG gACATCTACGAGAGCTTTGACACACGGCAGAGGCGAGCCTCCAGCCCTGGCTACATCGACTCCCCCACCTACAGCCGCCAGGGCATGTCCCCCACCATCCCGAGGTCCCCCCACCATTTCTACCGCTCAG GCACTGAGAGCGGGCGCAGCTCCCCGTACTATAGCCAGTTAGATGTGAGGTCCTCCACTCCAACCTCATACCAAGCACCCAAGCATTTCCACATCCCAG CTGCCGGCGAGAGTAACATCTACCGGAAGCCTCCCATCTATAAGCGACACG ccacaaaaagcaaaactagTGAAGACATTGCACAGTCATCCAAGTATAGCCCTGCCTACTCCCCGGACCCGTACTACCACTCCGAGTCAGAGTACTGGTCCTTCCAAGGCTCCCCTAAAG CCTCCCGTGCCCGGAGGTTCTCGTCAGGAGGCGAGGAGGATGGGTACGACCGGGGCATGCACAAG atCCAGAGTGGCATCGGCAGGCTGATCCTGAGGGAGGAGATGAAGGCTCGGTCCAACTCCTACGCAGACCCCTGGACACCCCCTCGCAGCTCggccagcagcagagaggccCTGCACACAGTTGGCTATGAAGGCTCCCTCAACGGCT ATCCTCTCATTTCTAAGTCGGCCTCCCTTCCTGCCTACAGGAGGAACGGGCTGCATAGG cctcccagtgcCGAGCTTTTCCACTATGACAGCACGCACGCCGTCAATTGGGGGATGCGAG aGTACAAGGTAAGATGCTCCTGCTCCAAGAAGCAGCTGCCAGCTGGAGGTGCAAGTACCACCCAGAGGGTGTCCCAGAGACACGTCTCTGTGTCTCCAGGCCCTTCAAGAGGAAGCTTTGCCCTTTGCCCACTATGCCCTACCTTCATCCCCCACCTGAAAGCCCTGTCCCAGGACCACGGGGCTCAGACCAGAGTCCTTCCCCTCCTGCCAGGGTCCCAAGCACTTGGCTGA
- the ABLIM3 gene encoding actin-binding LIM protein 3 isoform X1 — protein MKKVEQVPYQQNPYTPASSSTVIRCYRCGDTCKGEVVRVQSNHFHIRCFTCQVCGCDLAQSGFFFKNQEYICTHDYQQLYGTRCDSCGDFITGEVISALGRTYHPKCFVCSTCRKPFPIGDKVTFSGKDCVCQNCSHSLISTKPIKIHGPSHCAGCKEEIKQGQSLLALEKQWHVSCFKCQTCGIILTGEYISKDGIPYCESDYHAQFGIKCETCDRYISGRVLEAGGKHYHPTCARCVRCHQMFTEGEEMYLTGSEVWHPICKQAARAEKKLKHRRTSETSISPPGSSIGSPNRVICAKVDNEILNYKDLAALPKIKAIYEVQRPDLISYEPYHRYTSDETLERYSYGESLGTLSPYSQDIYESFDTRQRRASSPGYIDSPTYSRQGMSPTIPRSPHHFYRSGTESGRSSPYYSQLDVRSSTPTSYQAPKHFHIPAAGESNIYRKPPIYKRHATKSKTSEDIAQSSKYSPAYSPDPYYHSESEYWSFQGSPKASRARRFSSGGEEDGYDRGMHKIQSGIGRLILREEMKARSNSYADPWTPPRSSASSREALHTVGYEGSLNGSPRTHYLADSDPLISKSASLPAYRRNGLHRPPSAELFHYDSTHAVNWGMREYKVRCSCSKKQLPAGGASTTQRVSQRHVSVSPGPSRGSFALCPLCPTFIPHLKALSQDHGAQTRVLPLLPGSQALG, from the exons TTCCGTATCAGCAAAACCCCTACACTCCCGCGAGCAGCTCCACTGTGATCCGGTGCTACCGCTGTGGGGACACCTGCAAGGGTGAGGTGGTGCGCGTCCAGAGCAATCACTTCCACATCCGCTGCTTCACCTGCCAAG TGTGCGGCTGTGACCTGGCCCAGTCAGGCTTCTTCTTTAAGAACCAGGAGTACATCTGCACCCACGACTACCAGCAGCTCTACGGGACCCGCTGCGACAGCTGTGGGGACTTCATCACTGGAGAGGTCATCTCTGCGCTGGGAAGAACCTACCACCCCAAGTGCTTCGTCTGCAGCACCTGCAG GAAGCCGTTCCCCATCGGAGACAAGGTCACATTCAGCGGGAAGGACTGCGTCTGTCAAAACTGCTCCCACTCTCTCATCAGCACCAAACCCATCAAGATCCACGGACCCAGCC ACTGCGCAGGCTGCAAGGAGGAGATCAAGCAAGGCCAGTCCCTCCTGGCCCTGGAGAAGCAGTGGCACGTCAGCTGCTTCAAGTGCCAAACATGCGGAATCATCCTCACCGGCGAGTACATCAGCAA GGATGGCATCCCGTACTGCGAGTCCGACTACCATGCCCAGTTCGGCATCAAGTGTGAGACCTGTGACCGGTACATCAGTGGCAGGGTCCTGGAG gcaggagggaagcaTTACCACCCGACTTGTGCCAGATGTGTCCGCTGCCACCAGATGTTCacagaaggagaggagatgtACCTCACAG GCTCCGAAGTGTGGCACCCCATCTGCAAGCAGGcagccagagcagagaagaagcTAAAG CACAGAAGGACTTCAGAAACCTCTATCTCACCCCCTGGTTCCAGCATCGGCTCCCCAAACCGTGTCATCTGC GCTAAAGTGGATAATGAGATCCTTAATTACAAAGACCTGGCAGCTCTTCCCAAGATTAAAGCCATCTATGAAGTGCAGCGTCCTGACCTCATTTCCTATGAGCCCTATCACAGATATACATCGGATGAGACGTTGGAGAGATATAGCTATGGGGAG TCCTTGGGGACCTTGTCCCCATACTCACAG gACATCTACGAGAGCTTTGACACACGGCAGAGGCGAGCCTCCAGCCCTGGCTACATCGACTCCCCCACCTACAGCCGCCAGGGCATGTCCCCCACCATCCCGAGGTCCCCCCACCATTTCTACCGCTCAG GCACTGAGAGCGGGCGCAGCTCCCCGTACTATAGCCAGTTAGATGTGAGGTCCTCCACTCCAACCTCATACCAAGCACCCAAGCATTTCCACATCCCAG CTGCCGGCGAGAGTAACATCTACCGGAAGCCTCCCATCTATAAGCGACACG ccacaaaaagcaaaactagTGAAGACATTGCACAGTCATCCAAGTATAGCCCTGCCTACTCCCCGGACCCGTACTACCACTCCGAGTCAGAGTACTGGTCCTTCCAAGGCTCCCCTAAAG CCTCCCGTGCCCGGAGGTTCTCGTCAGGAGGCGAGGAGGATGGGTACGACCGGGGCATGCACAAG atCCAGAGTGGCATCGGCAGGCTGATCCTGAGGGAGGAGATGAAGGCTCGGTCCAACTCCTACGCAGACCCCTGGACACCCCCTCGCAGCTCggccagcagcagagaggccCTGCACACAGTTGGCTATGAAGGCTCCCTCAACGGCT CTCCCCGGACACACTACCTGGCTGATAGCG ATCCTCTCATTTCTAAGTCGGCCTCCCTTCCTGCCTACAGGAGGAACGGGCTGCATAGG cctcccagtgcCGAGCTTTTCCACTATGACAGCACGCACGCCGTCAATTGGGGGATGCGAG aGTACAAGGTAAGATGCTCCTGCTCCAAGAAGCAGCTGCCAGCTGGAGGTGCAAGTACCACCCAGAGGGTGTCCCAGAGACACGTCTCTGTGTCTCCAGGCCCTTCAAGAGGAAGCTTTGCCCTTTGCCCACTATGCCCTACCTTCATCCCCCACCTGAAAGCCCTGTCCCAGGACCACGGGGCTCAGACCAGAGTCCTTCCCCTCCTGCCAGGGTCCCAAGCACTTGGCTGA
- the ABLIM3 gene encoding actin-binding LIM protein 3 isoform X10 codes for MKKVEQVPYQQNPYTPASSSTVIRCYRCGDTCKGEVVRVQSNHFHIRCFTCQVCGCDLAQSGFFFKNQEYICTHDYQQLYGTRCDSCGDFITGEVISALGRTYHPKCFVCSTCRKPFPIGDKVTFSGKDCVCQNCSHSLISTKPIKIHGPSHCAGCKEEIKQGQSLLALEKQWHVSCFKCQTCGIILTGEYISKDGIPYCESDYHAQFGIKCETCDRYISGRVLEAGGKHYHPTCARCVRCHQMFTEGEEMYLTGSEVWHPICKQAARAEKKLKHRRTSETSISPPGSSIGSPNRVICAKVDNEILNYKDLAALPKIKAIYEVQRPDLISYEPYHRYTSDETLERYSYGESLGTLSPYSQDIYESFDTRQRRASSPGYIDSPTYSRQGMSPTIPRSPHHFYRSGTESGRSSPYYSQLDVRSSTPTSYQAPKHFHIPAAGESNIYRKPPIYKRHATKSKTSEDIAQSSKYSPAYSPDPYYHSESEYWSFQGSPKASRARRFSSGGEEDGYDRGMHKIQSGIGRLILREEMKARSNSYADPWTPPRSSASSREALHTVGYEGSLNGSPRTHYLADSDPLISKSASLPAYRRNGLHRPPSAELFHYDSTHAVNWGMREYKIYPYELLLVKTRGRNQLPKDVDRTRLERHLSQEEFYQIFGMTIAEFDRLALWKRNELKKQARLF; via the exons TTCCGTATCAGCAAAACCCCTACACTCCCGCGAGCAGCTCCACTGTGATCCGGTGCTACCGCTGTGGGGACACCTGCAAGGGTGAGGTGGTGCGCGTCCAGAGCAATCACTTCCACATCCGCTGCTTCACCTGCCAAG TGTGCGGCTGTGACCTGGCCCAGTCAGGCTTCTTCTTTAAGAACCAGGAGTACATCTGCACCCACGACTACCAGCAGCTCTACGGGACCCGCTGCGACAGCTGTGGGGACTTCATCACTGGAGAGGTCATCTCTGCGCTGGGAAGAACCTACCACCCCAAGTGCTTCGTCTGCAGCACCTGCAG GAAGCCGTTCCCCATCGGAGACAAGGTCACATTCAGCGGGAAGGACTGCGTCTGTCAAAACTGCTCCCACTCTCTCATCAGCACCAAACCCATCAAGATCCACGGACCCAGCC ACTGCGCAGGCTGCAAGGAGGAGATCAAGCAAGGCCAGTCCCTCCTGGCCCTGGAGAAGCAGTGGCACGTCAGCTGCTTCAAGTGCCAAACATGCGGAATCATCCTCACCGGCGAGTACATCAGCAA GGATGGCATCCCGTACTGCGAGTCCGACTACCATGCCCAGTTCGGCATCAAGTGTGAGACCTGTGACCGGTACATCAGTGGCAGGGTCCTGGAG gcaggagggaagcaTTACCACCCGACTTGTGCCAGATGTGTCCGCTGCCACCAGATGTTCacagaaggagaggagatgtACCTCACAG GCTCCGAAGTGTGGCACCCCATCTGCAAGCAGGcagccagagcagagaagaagcTAAAG CACAGAAGGACTTCAGAAACCTCTATCTCACCCCCTGGTTCCAGCATCGGCTCCCCAAACCGTGTCATCTGC GCTAAAGTGGATAATGAGATCCTTAATTACAAAGACCTGGCAGCTCTTCCCAAGATTAAAGCCATCTATGAAGTGCAGCGTCCTGACCTCATTTCCTATGAGCCCTATCACAGATATACATCGGATGAGACGTTGGAGAGATATAGCTATGGGGAG TCCTTGGGGACCTTGTCCCCATACTCACAG gACATCTACGAGAGCTTTGACACACGGCAGAGGCGAGCCTCCAGCCCTGGCTACATCGACTCCCCCACCTACAGCCGCCAGGGCATGTCCCCCACCATCCCGAGGTCCCCCCACCATTTCTACCGCTCAG GCACTGAGAGCGGGCGCAGCTCCCCGTACTATAGCCAGTTAGATGTGAGGTCCTCCACTCCAACCTCATACCAAGCACCCAAGCATTTCCACATCCCAG CTGCCGGCGAGAGTAACATCTACCGGAAGCCTCCCATCTATAAGCGACACG ccacaaaaagcaaaactagTGAAGACATTGCACAGTCATCCAAGTATAGCCCTGCCTACTCCCCGGACCCGTACTACCACTCCGAGTCAGAGTACTGGTCCTTCCAAGGCTCCCCTAAAG CCTCCCGTGCCCGGAGGTTCTCGTCAGGAGGCGAGGAGGATGGGTACGACCGGGGCATGCACAAG atCCAGAGTGGCATCGGCAGGCTGATCCTGAGGGAGGAGATGAAGGCTCGGTCCAACTCCTACGCAGACCCCTGGACACCCCCTCGCAGCTCggccagcagcagagaggccCTGCACACAGTTGGCTATGAAGGCTCCCTCAACGGCT CTCCCCGGACACACTACCTGGCTGATAGCG ATCCTCTCATTTCTAAGTCGGCCTCCCTTCCTGCCTACAGGAGGAACGGGCTGCATAGG cctcccagtgcCGAGCTTTTCCACTATGACAGCACGCACGCCGTCAATTGGGGGATGCGAG aGTACAAG ATATATCCCTATGAGCTGCTCCTGGTGAAGACGAGAGGGAGAAACCAGCTGCCCAAAGATGTGGACAGGACTCGGTTAGAG CGCCACCTCTCCCAGGAGGAATTCTACCAGATCTTCGGCATGACCATCGCCGAGTTTGACCGCCTGGCCCTCTGGAAGAGGAATGAGCTGAAGAAGCAGGCCCGTCTGTTTTAA